The nucleotide sequence CTGGATGAAGCCTCTCGCCCCGATGTTGCCCTGTGGAAGCAAAAAGGCGCTGACGCGCTGGCTTCCGGCAGCATCACCCGTCTGGGCGATGGCCGCTGGGACGTGCGCTTTCGTCTGTGGGATGTCGTCAAGGGCGCTGATCTGGGTGGCCAGGGCTTTGCCGTCACCACGGGTGACCTGCGCCTGGTGGCTCACCGCATTGCCGACTACATCTATGAAAAGCTCACGGGCGAGAAAGGTATTTTCTCCACCCGTATTGCTTATGTGACCAAGTCGGGTGCGCACTACCGCCTGTGGATTGCCGATGCCGATGGCGAAAATTCCCAGTCTGCGCTGTCCAGCCCTGAACCCATTATTTCGCCCGCCTGGGCGCCCAATGGCACGCAACTGGCCTATGTGTCGTTCGAGTCGCGCAAGCCTGTGGTCTACGTGCATGATGTGGCCAGCGGCCACCGCCGCCTGCTGGCCAACTTCCGCGGCTCCAACAGCGCGCCGGCCTGGTCGCCAGATGGCAGCCGCTTGGCAGTGACGCTGAGCCGCGATGGTGGCTCGCAGCTGTATCTGCTGAGCGCTCAGGGTGGTGAGCCCCGTCGCCTGATGCAAAGCAGCGGTATTGATACCGAGCCTTGCTTCTCCAGCGACGGTCGCACCATCTACTTTGTCAGCGACCGTGGCGGTGCACCGCAGGTTTACAGAGTTTCCGCTTCGGGCGGCAGTGCCGAGCGCGTGACTTTCTCAGGCACCTACAACATCTCGCCCGCCATCAGCCCTGATGGCAAATGGCTGGCCTATGTTTCCCGTGTGGGCGGTGGCTTCAAGCTTCAGGTGATGGACCTGGCAACAGGCACTGTGAACTCGGTCACCGATACCACTGCGGACGAAAGCCCCAGCTTCGCTCCTAATAGTCGCCTGATCGTCTACGCCACCATTCAGGGTGGTCGCGAGGCGCTCATGACGACCACGCTCGACGGCAAGATCAAGGCGCGTCTGGCGGGTGCAGGTGGAGACATACGTGAGCCCGATTGGGGCCCGTTCCAAAAACATTGATCTGAAGTTTACGTTCCCTCTTTCTTTCTAGTGATGAAGTCCGTTGTGGACTGTTCGGAGAAATCTCATGTTGACTATCAAACGTCTTTCTTTGGCTTTGGCTGTGACCGCTCTGGTCGCGGGTTGCAGCTCGGGTGTCAAGCTCGACGACAAGCCTGTTGACGGCTCGCTGTCCAGCCAGGGTGCTGGCGCTAACGGCCAGGGCCAAAGCGGTGTGTCCGGTGTGGACCTGACAGGTTCCGCCGCCTCCAAGGCCGGCCCTCAAGGCGTCAGCCGTATCGTGTATTTCGACTTTGACAGCTACTCTGTCAAGGCTGATGCACAGCCCCAGATCGAAGCTCACGCCAAGTTCATCAAGGCCAACCCCGCTGCCAAGGTGCAACTGGAAGGCCACACCGACGAGCGCGGTGGTCGTGAATACAACCTGGCTCTGGGCCAAAAGCGTGCTGAAGCAGTGCGCCGCTCGCTGGGCCTGATGGGTGTGAACGACTCGCAGATCGAAGCTGTGAGCTACGGCAAGGAAAAGCCCGCTGCTGAAGGCCATAGCGAAGACGCTTACGCTCAAAACCGTCGCGTGGAAATTAACTACCGTTAAACATGCAGCAGGCTTTGTTAACTCTCCGTCATGCAACGCTGCCCAAGCTGGTGGCGGCTGGCCTTCTGGCCAGCTTTGCCATCAGCTCTCACGCAGCCCTGTTTGGTGATGATGAGGCCCGCCGCGCCATCATCGAACTGCGCCAACGCGTTGACAGCCTGCAGCAATCGCAGGAGCAAACCCGCCGCAGTCTGATGGACTTGCAGTCGCAAATCGAAGCGCTGAAGTCGGACCAGGCAAAGCTGCGTGGCCAGAACGAGCAACTGACCCGCGATTCAGCCGAGCTGCAGCGTGGTCAGAAAGACCTGGCCAAGGGCTTTGATGAGCGTCTGCGCCAGTTCGAGCCCATCTCCGTCAATGTTGACGGGCAGGATTTCACGGCAGATCGCACCGAAAAGCACGACTTCGATGCTGCGCTGGAACTGTTCCGTGCGGGCAAGTTTCCTGAAGCAGGTCAGGCGTTTGCCGCTTTTCTGCGCCAGTGGCCCAAGAGTGGTTACACGCCTTCCGTGCGCTTCTGGCTGGGAAACTCTCAGTACGCCACGCGTGACTACAAGAACGCCATTGCCAATTTCCGCTCGGTCATGACCAATGCGCCCATGCATGCGCGTTCGCCAGAAGCTGCCTTGTCCATTGCGAATTGCCAAGTGGAGTTGAAAGACACCAAGGCAGCGCGCAAGACGCTGGAAGACCTGCTGCAGGCCTATCCCAATTCGGAAGCTGCTGGCATTGCCAAGTCCAAACTGGCAACGCTCAAGTGACGACAGCGCCTTTGCAATACCCAACGGAAACAGCGCCCCAAACAGGCGCTGTTTTTTCTATGAGTGATGAAATTGATTCGCAGCGCCGCTTTGGCGGGCTGGAGCGTCTGTATGGCGTTCAAGGTGCGGCGCAGATTCGTGCAGCGCACGTGGTGGTGGTCGGGATTGGCGGTGTGGGTTCCTGGACAGCCGAAGCCTTGGCGCGCAGTGGCGTGTCGAAGCTCACACTGATCGACATGGACCATGTGGCAGAGTCCAACATCAATCGCCAGATCCATGCGCTGACCAGCACCGTAGGGCAGGCCAAGATCGAAGCCATGCGCGAGCGTATTGCGCAGATCAATCCTGACTGCGTGGTGAACTGCATTGATGACTTTGTGGAGCCTGAAAACTGGCTCACGCTGCTGCCAGCGGATGCCGATGCTGTGATTGATGCCTGCGATCAGGTCAAGTCTAAAGCCGAAATGGCGGCCCATGCGCGCAAGGTCAAGCAATGCTTTATCTCTGTAGGCGCAGCCGGTGGAAAACGCCTGGCGCACCTAGTGGATATTGCAGATCTCAGCGAGACCACGCACGACCCGCTGCTGTCTCAGCTGCGTTACCGGCTTCGTAAGCAATATGGTGCCCCCAAAGATGGCAAGCGCATGGGAGTGACCTGCGTTTTCAGCCGGGAGGCTGTTGCACCGCCTGATGCCTCTTGCGCGATAGAGTCTGGCGACGGCAGCCTGAATTGCCATGGCTATGGCTCGGTAGTCGCCGTGACGGCGACTTTCGGCCAGTGCGCTGCAGGCTGGGTGCTGGACCAACTGGCCCGCAAATCAAACTAATCGCAGCGTTTGCCAAAGTGCTCGGAAAAATCGTTTACAATAACGTCATTCCACTGATTAAGCAACACTGCTTCTGATGTGTGGGGGTCTTTAGCTCAGTCGGTAGAGCAGCGGACTTTTAATCCGTTGGTCGCGAGTTCGAATCTCGCAGGACCCACCAAAGATAACAACCCGCTGTAGCAATACAGCGGGTTTTTTCTTGCTCACATTTTTGAAAAATAGCCGCATTTACGCGGCTTTCTTTTTGCCTGTTGTGCGGGGATTTTTAGCAACCAACGACACGGCACTTTCAGCGTTGTGGGTGGCAAGGTGGCTGTAGCGCTTTGTGTTGACGGCCGACTTGTGACCCAGCACCCCGCACATGCTGTACAGATCTACCCCTGCATTGATCATCTTGCTGGCAGTGCTGTGAAGCAGGTCGTGCAGGCGTGCATGCCCGTATCCAGCAGCACGAGCTTTGTATCAATCATTGCTCGCCTATAAGTAAAGAACCCGCTCAATGGCGGGGATCGGGGTTGTGAGGGCGCATTCGTTGACAAATGGCCCGGGGCTGCGGGAATAGACTTGAGGCTTTACCTAAAGGAAACCTCATGAAGAAACTTTTGACTATTGCTGTCGCCGCCTTTGCTCTGAGCGGCTGCGCCGTTTATCACGACTATGACCGTGACGGTTATGGCGATGGCTACAAGAAGCCCCATCCTCATGGCTGCCCTCCAGGACAAGCGAAGAAGGGCAACTGCTGATCTGAGAAAGCCCGCGTGGTGGCGGGCAGAGATGAGGGCGGTTGATGCTCCAAGATTCGAACAGCATTCCTACACGGGGCTCATTTGACGGATGTTTGAATGAAGTTTTGATCGAAAGGAGCAAGGTATGGGTGTTTCCAAAGGCTCAGTGTTCCGAGCAATCGCGCTGACTGCCGTGGCTGCTGGAGTGGCTGAGGCAGTATCAGGTTGTGCGGTCTCTGTTCCCAAAGGGATTGAGCCGGTGACGGGATTTGATGCCGAGCGCTACATGGGAACCTGGTACGAGTTGGCCCGAATTGATCACCGTTTCGAGAAAGGCCTGATCCGCACTTCAGCGCATTACAGCCTTGAAGAAGACGGGTCTGTGACGGTGATCAACCGTGGTTACAGTGAGGAAAAGAACGCATGGAAGGAATCCGAGGGCAAAGCGCGTTTTCTAGGTGAGCCCGATGTCGCCGCTTTGAAGGTTTCGTTCTTTGGCCCGTTCTACGGCGGCTACAACGTGGTCAGCCTTGATGACGATTACCAAACCGCCATGGTGATTGGCGGTAGTTTTGATTACTTCTGGCTACTGTCGCGCAGCAAAAGCATTCCAGAGCGGAAATTCAGGCAGTTGCTTCGAATTGCTCAGAACCTGGGCGTGGACTTAAGCCGCGTGATGGTTGTTGAACAGTAAGCTCTCTGCACTTTCTTGTCATTTTGAACGCCTGAGCATGCCTCGTGCTTGCTGTGCGGCTCAGCTCTGTCTGTTGGAGGGGCGCTGGCCATGGCCCAAATAGCTGCATAGATGGAAGGCGGAGAACGCTGCCGGAAGCCGCGAGCTTGTCAGCGATGCGATCGGGGTGATGCGTTGTTATTTCCTTTGCTTTGGCTAATATGGGCCTTTAATGCCCACAAATTCCAAAGCAGGAGATGCAGTGATCACGACTCTCACCACATTCAATCTTCCCGAGGCCATTACCGTGGACGAGGTTCGCGAAATCTTCAGGAATACGTCGTCCAGGTATCAGGGGATGCCTGGGTTGCTGCGCAAGCAGTACGTAGTTTCGGAGGATGGGAAAGTGGCTGGCGGCATCTATCTGTGGAAGACGCGGGCGGATGCTGAAGCTCTGCACACTGAAGAGTGGCGCCAGCTTGTGCGTAGCAAGTACCTGACGGATCCGAGCGTGATTTATTTCGAAACACCTGTGGTGGTAGACAACGTGACAGGCGAAATACAAATGGTTTGAGCCAGCAAAGCCCTCGATTGAGGGCTTTTTTGTCGATGTGGTATGCATGCGGAACCACTTGATGCTGTAGATGTCTTACGTGGTCTTGCCTGTGTGTAGAACTGGCTGAATTGCTCAGGTGATTGATGCGAGCCAGAAATCTATTGCCATATTTCTGTCACAGAGCGCAGGCATCATATGCATCGCTGGGTTCTGGTTGTAGCACTGAAAGATGGCTTAACCCCTGGCGCCAATTCCAAGCCCCAGTCACTGTGACTGGGGCTTTTTCATTGCGGCTTGAAAGAGCACCATGGTTTGATAGGCGCGCTCGGCTTTGGTTGCGCAGGCAGGTGATGGAGGCAAATGGTAAAATGCATGCATAGATCTGCTGAACCTGCGTTAGTGGCTGATGTGTGAAATGTCGATGTCTTGTCGGCGGTGAGTTTCAGCTTCGCAGGTTCTTCGCATGACTGGCGCTGCAGTTTGGATGCTGTAGCGCTTTTTTCGTTTATCTCTTCATTGCTGCTGGTGCTGTATCAGGGCAGAGCAATGGGGCGCGCCTGCTGGTGGATTGGCCGAGATGCCATCGCTGCTTTGCGCATAGAGGCTACCGCCGCTGGAAAATTAAA is from Comamonas fluminis and encodes:
- the tolB gene encoding Tol-Pal system beta propeller repeat protein TolB, with the protein product MTIDRLPSLPLKAAGPHASRRAVLGTLAAASAAPALAQFRVEVTGVGLTQLPIAIAPFKGEGAAPQKISAIIQADLERSGQFRGVDASGVALDEASRPDVALWKQKGADALASGSITRLGDGRWDVRFRLWDVVKGADLGGQGFAVTTGDLRLVAHRIADYIYEKLTGEKGIFSTRIAYVTKSGAHYRLWIADADGENSQSALSSPEPIISPAWAPNGTQLAYVSFESRKPVVYVHDVASGHRRLLANFRGSNSAPAWSPDGSRLAVTLSRDGGSQLYLLSAQGGEPRRLMQSSGIDTEPCFSSDGRTIYFVSDRGGAPQVYRVSASGGSAERVTFSGTYNISPAISPDGKWLAYVSRVGGGFKLQVMDLATGTVNSVTDTTADESPSFAPNSRLIVYATIQGGREALMTTTLDGKIKARLAGAGGDIREPDWGPFQKH
- the pal gene encoding peptidoglycan-associated lipoprotein Pal — encoded protein: MLTIKRLSLALAVTALVAGCSSGVKLDDKPVDGSLSSQGAGANGQGQSGVSGVDLTGSAASKAGPQGVSRIVYFDFDSYSVKADAQPQIEAHAKFIKANPAAKVQLEGHTDERGGREYNLALGQKRAEAVRRSLGLMGVNDSQIEAVSYGKEKPAAEGHSEDAYAQNRRVEINYR
- the ybgF gene encoding tol-pal system protein YbgF; translation: MQQALLTLRHATLPKLVAAGLLASFAISSHAALFGDDEARRAIIELRQRVDSLQQSQEQTRRSLMDLQSQIEALKSDQAKLRGQNEQLTRDSAELQRGQKDLAKGFDERLRQFEPISVNVDGQDFTADRTEKHDFDAALELFRAGKFPEAGQAFAAFLRQWPKSGYTPSVRFWLGNSQYATRDYKNAIANFRSVMTNAPMHARSPEAALSIANCQVELKDTKAARKTLEDLLQAYPNSEAAGIAKSKLATLK
- a CDS encoding tRNA threonylcarbamoyladenosine dehydratase — its product is MSDEIDSQRRFGGLERLYGVQGAAQIRAAHVVVVGIGGVGSWTAEALARSGVSKLTLIDMDHVAESNINRQIHALTSTVGQAKIEAMRERIAQINPDCVVNCIDDFVEPENWLTLLPADADAVIDACDQVKSKAEMAAHARKVKQCFISVGAAGGKRLAHLVDIADLSETTHDPLLSQLRYRLRKQYGAPKDGKRMGVTCVFSREAVAPPDASCAIESGDGSLNCHGYGSVVAVTATFGQCAAGWVLDQLARKSN
- a CDS encoding membrane lipoprotein lipid attachment site-containing protein produces the protein MKKLLTIAVAAFALSGCAVYHDYDRDGYGDGYKKPHPHGCPPGQAKKGNC
- a CDS encoding lipocalin family protein, translating into MGVSKGSVFRAIALTAVAAGVAEAVSGCAVSVPKGIEPVTGFDAERYMGTWYELARIDHRFEKGLIRTSAHYSLEEDGSVTVINRGYSEEKNAWKESEGKARFLGEPDVAALKVSFFGPFYGGYNVVSLDDDYQTAMVIGGSFDYFWLLSRSKSIPERKFRQLLRIAQNLGVDLSRVMVVEQ
- a CDS encoding YdhR family protein: MITTLTTFNLPEAITVDEVREIFRNTSSRYQGMPGLLRKQYVVSEDGKVAGGIYLWKTRADAEALHTEEWRQLVRSKYLTDPSVIYFETPVVVDNVTGEIQMV